From Rutidosis leptorrhynchoides isolate AG116_Rl617_1_P2 chromosome 3, CSIRO_AGI_Rlap_v1, whole genome shotgun sequence, a single genomic window includes:
- the LOC139901879 gene encoding uncharacterized protein, with the protein MDHQLVSSHCSGGDPLSPFLFIIAAEGLNILAKAACEKGLFKGIEVGGDKILISHLQYADDTIFIGFFLDDLDIPFRNSFKKSIGDGSSTSFWHDLWIGDKTLQESFPGLFRLDAEKEMKTSDRIEAAGNSVIPVWNWVRAPSGRTESNNLFTVKDLSSLIDEKLLASIPFAPAVMQNRLVPKKVEIFVWRLVKKRLPVRVEFDKRGIDLHSVRCPLCDDDLKTIDHTFIFCSHAMEIWSRVYKWWGLEDTLTNYSFLLKKWTINLGGKKKKKG; encoded by the exons ATGGATCACCAACTAGTGAGTTCTCATTGCAGCGGAGGTGACCCTCTTTCCCCTTTTTTGTTCATCATTGCAGCGGAGGGTTTAAACATCTTAGCGAAAGCGGCTTGTGAGAAAGGGCTATTCAAAGGTATTGAAGTCGGAGGTGACAAGATCCTTATCTCTCACTTGCAATATGCGGACGACACCATTTTTATCG GTTTTTTCTTGGATGATTTAGATATTCCTTTCAGGAACTCTTTCAAGAAGTCAATTGGTGATGGATCGTCTACTTCCTTTTGGCATGATTTGTGGATCGGCGACAAAACTTTACAAGAATCTTTTCCCGGGCTTTTTAGATTAGATGCTGAAAAAGAGATGAAAACTAGTGACAGAATCGAAGCGGCTGGAAATTCAGTGATACCGGTGTGGAATTGGGTTCGAGCACCAAGTGGGAGAACAGAGA GTAATAACTTATTTACTGTCAAGGATCTATCATCTTTAATTGATGAAAAGCTACTGGCTTCTATACCATTCGCACCTGCTGTTATGCAAAATAGACTTGTGCCGAAAAAAGTAGAAATATTTGTGTGGCGACTTGTGAAAAAAAGACTCCCGGTTAGAGTGGAATTTGATAAACGTGGTATTGATCTTCATAGCGTGAGATGCCCGTTATGTGACGATGATTTGAAAACCATTGACCACACCTTCATATTTTGTTCGCATGCTATGGAGATTTGGTCTAGAGTATATAAGTGGTGGGGTCTTG